Within the Gemmatimonadaceae bacterium genome, the region CGCGCTCGCCTTCCTCAGGCGCCGGCAGTCGGCGCGGCGGTGGCGCTTGCGGGCCGGTCCGGCGCTGCTGCCGCCATGAAAATAATACAGAGCATGGGGATGCCGGGCGGCCGCGCACTCGCCGCGAAGGGGAGCGGCGCAAAAGCGGCTGCGGCTCCCCCCGCCGCCCCCGCCGCCAACGTCTGGGTCAACTACGATTTCGTGCCCGGCGAGAAGGTGATCTTCTACTCTGATTTCACCGACGATCAAGTTGGCAACTTCCCGGAGCGGCTGCAGTTCGTAGAGGGGAACATGGAAGTCACCGAGCTTGGCGGCCGGCGAGCTTTGCGGGCAACCAGCCAGAGCAAGCTCACCATACCTCTGCCCGAAGTCCTGCCCCAACGCTTCACCATCGAGATCGACGTCATCAACCGCCCATCGGTTGACGGAGCGGATTTTCATATTAGTGGCCTCGTCGGCCCCACGGATAACGCCGGAACTTCCATAATTGGCTGGGGGAGCGATGGCGTTGCGCTGCTCGGCGGGGGCGGAGGCGAGGTCAAGCTTACCAAAAACGATGCGAACCGGCTCCGGTACCGCGGCAAACCGGCACAACTCCGGATCCTCGGCGACGGGAAATACATCAAGGTGTATCTCGACGAGAAGCGCATGGCAAACGTTCCCAACGCCAACTTCGCGCGGTCAAAGGTGCTGCATCTGATCATCGACGCGGGGAGCGATGAGAACCCGGCCTACATCGGGCGTATCCGCGTCGCCGAAAGGAGTAAGTCCCTCTACGATGATCTTGCGGCGAAAGGTCGTGTCGCAACTCAGGGCCTTCTCTTCGATACCGGGAGCGACCGGCTGCGCCCGGAGTCAACACCGACACTGAAGCAGATTGCGGCAATGCTCGAGCAGCATCCCGAGTTGCGACTGCGGATCGAGGGGCACACCGACAACGTCGGTGCGAAGGACGCCAATCGGAAGTTGAGCGACAAGCGCGCAGCGGCTGTGAAGACGGTGCTGGTTGGGGACTACTACCACGTGAACGCGGGGCGGCTCGAGTCGAAGGGGTTCGGCGACACCAAGCCGGCGGGGACGAACGCCACGCCCGAAGGACGCTCCAACAACTCGCGGGTGGAGCTGGTGAAGATGTAAGCTCGAAGTGACTCGCGTGGAAGGCGCGCTCGGCGTACGTCCACGCGTTCATCTGCTGCTGCCCGGTACCCGCGGTGCCGGAGTCTACCGAACCTTCGAAACCTTCCCTGCCTCCTACCGATAGAGGGTCGGCGTCCGACGATCACAACTCTCTTCATCGACTGGATTTATTCGA harbors:
- a CDS encoding OmpA family protein, translated to MKIIQSMGMPGGRALAAKGSGAKAAAAPPAAPAANVWVNYDFVPGEKVIFYSDFTDDQVGNFPERLQFVEGNMEVTELGGRRALRATSQSKLTIPLPEVLPQRFTIEIDVINRPSVDGADFHISGLVGPTDNAGTSIIGWGSDGVALLGGGGGEVKLTKNDANRLRYRGKPAQLRILGDGKYIKVYLDEKRMANVPNANFARSKVLHLIIDAGSDENPAYIGRIRVAERSKSLYDDLAAKGRVATQGLLFDTGSDRLRPESTPTLKQIAAMLEQHPELRLRIEGHTDNVGAKDANRKLSDKRAAAVKTVLVGDYYHVNAGRLESKGFGDTKPAGTNATPEGRSNNSRVELVKM